The DNA sequence TGCGCTACAGCCAAGGTTCCAAGCGCGACGGCCAAGGCCAATCCTCTCATCGAGCCTCCGACAATCGGAGTTGGACCGATTGGGAGCCACCCGGCTGAACCCGCACTTTTGTGGCGCGGCGTTCGAGATCCTCGGGGGTCTGCAGGACGCCAAGGGGACTCTGTTCTTCATCCGTGGTGGCGTAAAACAGGTATTCGGCCGGTGGTAAGTCGGCGAACTCGTACGACCCGTCGGTCCTGACGGCCGTGCTTCTGGATTCTCCGAATCCTCGCCTGCTCAACTCGGCGGGCACCGCGACAACACTGGTGCCCGCTGTGGCCGGGCGGCCGCCCGCGTCTTCCACGTGCCCGTTCACCTGGGCCGCGCCGGCCTTGAATATGAATCGAAGGGGGCCATTCAAACCCGCGGCCAAGTCCACTTCGGTGCCTAGCAGATTCTCGGTTCCAGCTCGGATCTCAGCAAGGTAGGTGCCTTGTGCCGGCTGGCCGGTGACCTTGAACCAGACAGGTCCTCTGTCCACAATGTCCAATGCGAACGCCCCATCCGCGCCGGGTTTCCCCTTGTCGTCGGAGGCCGGTCCGAGGGGATCGGACGACATCGGAGTTATCGCGACTCGCTGCCAGTCCGGCGCGCGGTCGTCCGTGCTCTCCAGTACCGCCATGCACGCAAGCCGGATGCCGGAAGACAGGCGGAGTTGCAGGTTGTCCGCATCGCCGCGGCCGACGACCAGCGGGGCTCTGGCGCTTTGCGGGCTGGCGCCCATGGTTACCGACCGCGCCAGCAGCGAGTACGAGCCCGGACGTAGTCCCTCGATCTCGAAACGGCCATTCATGAATGTCCTGTTCTGCAGCGGTGCCATCCCCACGCCGCTCCGAATGCCGATAACGAATCTCGGCACCGGCGCGCCGCTCTCGTCCAGTGCCACCCCGCGGACGCGGAATACCGGTTCGCGTCTCAACTGGATTTCGAGTCCGGTCTGCTCGGATCCCGGGGCGATGTCGAGCCATTGCGCCTGATCCGGATCCGACACACCCGGCAAAAATGTGGTGACGTAACCGCTCACACCACCGCCACGCAGCGGATAGACCACATTGCGCGATTCCATGTGGCTGGCCGCCAAAAGAAACCGGCCTGGCGCCGCACGGTGGATCAGGAACTCACCACGGTCGTCCGTGCTGGCTGAGCCGCCGGTCGAGATAAGGGATTGCCGGTTGAACCCGTTGAACTTCGCCATGAGTTCCACGGTGGCTCCGGATACGGGGTCGCCGTTTTCGTCAATCACCCGGCCGCTGAGGGTTGCCAGCGGCTGCATTTCGATGCGCACGCTCCGGATTGTCTGGGCCCGGTTCAATGGCGGCAGTTTCGGCGCCTGTCCGCGCGACAGGCTGTAGCCCGGCTTGTTGATCAGCCATCGGTACTGCCCCGGTTCCAGGTTCTCAATCCGGAATTTGCCGTTGCTATCCGTGTAGACGCCCACCGCCGATGCTCGCGAAGAGCCGCCTGTGGATTCGTCCACTACCCGCAGCGCCACCTGTACCTTGTCAATCCCTGCCTGCGTCAGTGCGTGAACGACCACGCCCTCCACCGAACATTTTTCCGCCTCCGGCGCGGCCTGGGTGCCTGCTGGCTGCGGGCTGCTGAGCAGCAGTGCCGAGTGGAGCGTCAGTCGAAGCAGCAGTGGCGTCACGGTCCG is a window from the uncultured Paludibaculum sp. genome containing:
- a CDS encoding carboxypeptidase-like regulatory domain-containing protein; the protein is MTPLLLRLTLHSALLLSSPQPAGTQAAPEAEKCSVEGVVVHALTQAGIDKVQVALRVVDESTGGSSRASAVGVYTDSNGKFRIENLEPGQYRWLINKPGYSLSRGQAPKLPPLNRAQTIRSVRIEMQPLATLSGRVIDENGDPVSGATVELMAKFNGFNRQSLISTGGSASTDDRGEFLIHRAAPGRFLLAASHMESRNVVYPLRGGGVSGYVTTFLPGVSDPDQAQWLDIAPGSEQTGLEIQLRREPVFRVRGVALDESGAPVPRFVIGIRSGVGMAPLQNRTFMNGRFEIEGLRPGSYSLLARSVTMGASPQSARAPLVVGRGDADNLQLRLSSGIRLACMAVLESTDDRAPDWQRVAITPMSSDPLGPASDDKGKPGADGAFALDIVDRGPVWFKVTGQPAQGTYLAEIRAGTENLLGTEVDLAAGLNGPLRFIFKAGAAQVNGHVEDAGGRPATAGTSVVAVPAELSRRGFGESRSTAVRTDGSYEFADLPPAEYLFYATTDEEQSPLGVLQTPEDLERRATKVRVQPGGSQSVQLRLSEAR